One genomic region from Magallana gigas chromosome 3, xbMagGiga1.1, whole genome shotgun sequence encodes:
- the LOC105344246 gene encoding uncharacterized protein codes for MGQSPTKEPDQTERVETRSMTTERQRSPDYSIRELSSSRISTPISRTSASSSGEANYKLRYYMEDQNLDQLLVEKTKYKPIDINQTREHKLITSVPLDLSHEKGKRRSMLDKTVDVGQKKVERGSVNSQYSDADKLSSVKQLNLKPEEHSGLSHSSTSNKQHVIEKGTDLKQRNIASVPLIKRTPVSRYTNVPDEIMHLTQNNADFLHSKELKSKSSGPLAVSKSSTDSKTVLDKSTCLEQQRATRQYTEERLHMQSDTHVLTQKMYPSQSKTDSFPSHGIKVKNDERLILFNVSKGDQLQATNSSSDITITNGKEYKSPHYYKEGDCKPKNEKAEGPAVDIKLASKVACKEKPPEKILKDLVNPGSMSKGKTVLVIPPVNETSKNILDTTKNRKIVEKGYENMFWTENSQRNESREVSDVFEKTDSQFFEKTKEIKCSFDPTQRHTDGLDCTRRTRQRSVDRDDCDTHQKDQKVSVELSRPKAKTLSQKEIDLKEKIMNISKKLEDIAVKEVFSCSEGNSVVKNETKGLPVKYKMSDVKLAESQDIKDEKGKSGNSVKSRTNYSTTFRTDHTTLKTTKREPITIRSKDKICQMQKPLMVMEKEKKNADKCKVDDEAAGITKDEKDSKTEKYYYRFGTTRSSRKVTECEIREAVITSPRVLRTNEVCGITSSEMRANLLNDQDQNITVKDFGHETTTYEEDEKCFGLYSTTENVRSRQVQQIENKQNICKDTSSFRERDHKTKSQGNNSKQIEELEIKNTMVETTKYSAMKKEEDDIAVKNKKSGIAISNEKFEVMKYKLDLSRLDRRNLISSNHGCSSSQQEETGFDNQEKPNIKSKDFEKVNCDAVKKLKDSLTAQNVKSNTTTEMKEIKEHEIKHPERKSKLSDTPKKFFLRDDDALHYKTEILTNIGKKDREKMHQDCNDQRMTDSKDISNQKQLLPGKIACKEVTGVESNVECVNSEITDKPKNICEESSRKKSSKPRKVKKELTSEKKMDDMVQRNNPTVKTPLPHSADDDERNKAEEMDFLTYTLTVWKHIEEETDFLAHFVGIIADIRFQIISIKNDNSTNTTTAMIRFKSNRDAKKFQSCLKSNNDKVPYRYHFQREGLFTMKFMVITKKSQYIQERTLKVLGSHQEKQRDAERKLSALCKDTKKKYIGLAVYEQREAQKKAFSDKLEELKRQQNEFQQCLVGVIQQVESYKAGNIKQNEFDSVMNKFEVECSRLEQALPIYAKRTEIIDTILQNQVSIILGETGSGKSTQITQYILESAISSSGKIICTQPRKVAAMSLAQRVSSELKSNVGDLVGYQVGMKSKLSHHTKVLYMTDHMLLNECLKDPLLMNYSCVVIDEAHERSVYTDLLLGMIKKCLPQRPELRVVVTSATIDPEVFVRYFGGPDICPVLKVSGRMFPVEIEWLKNSCGPEVADEYEIKAIEKAAEIHKSEPSGDILVFLTSQVEIEQCAEKLEALLRGKRDHWILPLHGKLQTDEQNLVFKCAPNGRRKIVLATNVAETSVTIPGIKYVVDTGAVKELSYDPRKKVSALRIVKVTKSSADQRKGRAGRTGPGKCYRIYSNEDYEAMFPTSIPEIQKIHLGHAILKLLQLDVDPLEFDFVQAPEKISMENAFQHLTKLGAIEGGKIAPLGRWIAKLPFEPNLGVLVHDSIDHNVGLEGIIIAASCTVSGSLFYRGGTKIQKETSDKLKVPFCHKHGDHFTNLNVFKEWNAVHEKQKGKWCRDNSINGKAMRSIRDCANEILHILKKDLDIHIKFEFTDSSVERILQRLLFRSFQSNLCHYLGHEKAGYYFIDKSQQVIMHPSSAFQSLASFPKWVIVERVMQTSRDFALNITAVADEDVEEALVEGSLDFDIEDVESRRVAPILTEYVGVHGHREFVGPRYSKVRAMQENLSAQCTDSVFVIDADRDKGEISIFAPVSTKDISTSTLKTAIDPIKERIRSETVEHPVLPDFQNVRISIGAGGQTEELLYQEEYKNVFIFGDADAFGSDDEIKQWFERFGTIQSFIKKSLKNTNPSYLGQIIYEKSECAQAAVNATRRKRFEFTAKPPKGINKSEEADLLKARLTWCRRKSRGFGFVEIHNEDLMDQMIISSKLNNLIVGGKRVNIRRNKNEQNPNTLFVSGLGDLVNEDVLQESLLNHFNISENDVGKVTVIRQKVDTTRDMLSTYKTRLEVCFKNYLNQNMFFVTVVEPKPADFTYQAFVTFKDPEEGFEACSNLRNNFFIGENPVSIIPEIQTRLFVLAPVYVRVQKEIEEYCEKIKKEDEGRRVTITHLKNDNFVIDIDADSIESMVHTRNKIQKMLEGETIDLEQIPTLRFLFTRDGQAKVCKIMKKTNVLILLDHRNTSLSVHGKPLERDMAVRKIRKYIEKLSSSKLRIYELKGETKPPGLMKAVILMHGVDLKGLKDLSNLSTVELDHRSHRIRMLGSDEAVDKAVKEIDELMNQLREKCSIPNSNQPECGICLCEIAETEIYRLESCGHPYCRDCIKMNIESAIQSKDFPLKCCHDGCEMLWAWTDFVNMTKQGFCSLQNIISSSLSCFIRENKDKARFCITPDCPMVYKVSASGGRIVCGVCRVGVCSKCHVEYHNGMSCAIYQMENGNDESGLREWMRRDPNNRKLCPNCYAGIEKTGGCQHMECRDCKMHICWTCMAVFSSGRECYGHMAKEHASFV; via the coding sequence ATGGGCCAAAGTCCTACTAAGGAGCCAGATCAGACAGAGAGAGTAGAAACCAGATCTATGACGACAGAAAGACAAAGAAGCCCTGATTATTCCATCAGAGAATTGTCAAGTTCTCGAATAAGTACTCCCATATCTCGCACCTCTGCGTCCAGCTCTGGAGAAGCAAATTATAAGTTGAGATACTATATGGAAGACCAAAATTTGGATCAGTTGTTGGTGGAGAAAACCAAATACAAACCAATTGATATCAATCAAACAAGAGAacacaaattgatcactagtgTACCTTTAGATTTAAGCcatgaaaaaggaaaaagaagATCTATGCTTGACAAAACTGTAGACGTGGGACAGAAAAAAGTTGAAAGAGGTTCTGTGAACTCCCAATACAGTGATGCAGATAAATTATCTTCCGTTAAGCAACTGAATTTAAAACCAGAAGAACATTCAGGTTTATCTCATTCCTCCACTAGTAACAAAcaacatgtaattgaaaaaggCACAGATCTGAAGCAGAGAAATATTGCAAGTGTACCTCTAATAAAAAGAACCCCTGTTTCAAGGTACACAAATGTTCCAGATGAGATAATGCACTTGACACAAAACAATGCAGACTTCTTGCATTCTAAAGAACTGAAATCAAAGTCTAGTGGACCTTTAGCTGTATCCAAAAGTTCAACAGATAGCAAAACTGTGCTTGACAAAAGCACATGTTTAGAGCAGCAAAGGGCTACAAGACAATATACAGAGGAAAGACTACACATGCAAAGCGATACACATGTTTTAACACAAAAAATGTATCCCAGTCAAAGCAAGACTGATTCATTTCCTTCTCAtggaataaaagtaaaaaatgatGAACGTTTAATCCTTTTCAACGTGTCTAAAGGGGATCAACTTCAAGCAACAAACAGTAGCAGTGACATTACAATAACAAATGGAAAGGAATACAAAAGTCCCCATTATTACAAAGAGGGTGATTGTAagccaaaaaatgaaaaagctGAAGGACCAGCAGTTGACATAAAACTGGCATCAAAAGTTGCATGCAAAGAAAAACCTccagagaaaattttaaaggaCTTAGTTAACCCCGGCAGTATGAGCAAAGGAAAAACAGTTCTAGTCATACCACCTGTGAATGAAACCTCAAAAAATATCTTGGATACTACTAAGAATAGGAAGATAGTTGAAAAAggttatgaaaatatgttttggaCTGAAAATAGCCAAAGAAATGAAAGTAGAGAGGTTTcagatgtttttgaaaaaactgattcacaattttttgaaaaaacaaaggaaataaaatgttcttttgaTCCAACTCAAAGGCATACAGATGGATTAGACTGTACCAGACGAACCAGGCAAAGAAGTGTAGATAGAGATGATTGTGATACACATCAGAAGGATCAGAAAGTGTCCGTTGAATTGTCAAGGCCAAAAGCAAAAACTCTCTCCCAAAAAGAAATTGACTTGAAGGAAAAGATTatgaatatttccaaaaaattagAAGATATAGCGGTTAAGGAAGTCTTTTCTTGTTCTGAAGGAAATTCTGTAGTTAAGAATGAGACAAAAGGGCTACCTGTAAAGTACAAAATGTCTGATGTTAAACTGGCAGAATCACAAgatataaaagatgaaaaaggCAAATCAGGAAACAGTGTAAAGTCTAGAACTAATTACTCGACAACATTTAGAACTGATCACACCACCCTTAAAACAACAAAGAGAGAACCTATAACGATAAGGAGTAAAGATAAGATATGCCAGATGCAGAAGCCATTAATGGTaatggaaaaggaaaaaaaaaatgcagacaAGTGCAAAGTCGATGATGAAGCCGCTGGTATAACTAAGGATGAGAAAGATTCAAAGacagaaaaatattattatagatTTGGAACAACAAGAAGCTCAAGAAAAGTGACAGAATGTGAAATTAGAGAGGCTGTAATCACAAGTCCTAGAGTTCTTCGTACAAATGAAGTTTGTGGAATTACTTCATCTGAAATGAGAGCTAATCTGTTGAATGATCAGGATCAAAACATCACTGTAAAAGATTTTGGACATGAAACCACCACATATGAAGAAGACGAGAAATGCTTTGGACTCTATAGCACTACAGAAAATGTAAGAAGCAGACAGGTCCAGcaaatagaaaacaaacaaaatatctgCAAAGATACCAGTTCCTTTAGAGAAAGAGACCACAAAACAAAGTCCCAGggaaataattcaaaacaaatagAGGAACTTGAGATTAAAAATACAATGGTTGAAACCACAAAATATTCTGCtatgaaaaaagaagaagatgatATTGccgtaaagaataaaaaatcagGTATCGCTATAAGTAATGAGAAATTTGAAGTAATGAAATATAAGCTCGACCTGTCGCGTTTGGATAGGAGAAATCTGATATCAAGCAACCATGGATGCAGTTCTAGTCAACAAGAAGAAACAGGTTTTGATAATCAGGAAAAACCAAACATTAAAAGCAAGGACTTTGAAAAAGTAAATTGTGATGCTGTGAAGAAACTGAAAGATTCTTTGACTGCACAGAATGTGAAATCAAATACCACTACAGAGATGAAGGAAATTAAGGAACATGAGATAAAACATCCAGAAAGGAAGTCCAAACTGAGCGACACTCCAAAGAAATTTTTTCTACGTGATGACGATGCTCTCCATTACAAAACAGAAATTCTGACGAACATTGGCAAAAAAGATCGAGAGAAAATGCATCAAGATTGTAATGATCAACGAATGACAGATAGCAAAGATATTTCAAATCAGAAGCAGCTTTTGCCAGGAAAAATTGCATGTAAAGAAGTCACTGGAGTGGAATCAAATGTGGAATGTGTCAACTCTGAAATAACTGATAAGCCAAAGAATATTTGTGAAGAAAGCagcagaaaaaaatcaagtaaaccaagaaaagtgaaaaaagaaCTAACAAGCGAAAAGAAAATGGATGATATGGTTCAGAGAAACAATCCAACGGTTAAAACGCCATTGCCCCATTCTGCTGATGATGACGAAAGAAACAAGGCAGAGGAAATGGATTTTTTAACATACACGCTGACTGTTTGGAAGCACATAGAGGAGGAAACGGATTTCCTTGCCCATTTTGTTGGTATTATTGCTGACATACGATTTCAAATAATTTCCATTAAAAACGATAACAGTACTAATACAACAACGGCCATGATTCGTTTCAAAAGTAACAGAGATGCGAAAAAGTTCCAGAGTTGTCTTAAAAGTAATAATGACAAAGTACCATATCGATACCATTTTCAAAGAGAAGGATTGTTCACAATGAAGTTTATGGTCATTACCAAAAAATCACAGTATATTCAAGAAAGAACTTTAAAAGTTTTAGGATCGCATCAAGAAAAACAGAGAGATGCTGAGAGAAAGTTATCTGCGCTATGCAAGGATACCAAGAAGAAATATATTGGATTAGCAGTTTATGAGCAACGAGAGGCACAAAAGAAAGCCTTTAGTGACAAACTAGAAGAACTGAAACGACAACAGAATGAGTTTCAACAGTGCTTGGTTGGGGTAATTCAACAGGTTGAATCATATAAAGCgggaaatatcaaacaaaatgaatttgattctGTAATGAACAAATTTGAAGTAGAGTGTTCGCGATTAGAACAGGCATTGCCAATTTATGCCAAAAGAACAGAAATTATCGACACAATTCTTCAAAACCAAGTTTCAATAATATTAGGAGAGACTGGATCTGGAAAAAGTACACAAATCACTCAGTACATCTTAGAGTCTGCTATAAGCTcttccggaaaaatcatttgTACGCAGCCTCGCAAAGTAGCAGCAATGAGTCTTGCACAAAGAGTTTCATCGGAATTGAAATCAAACGTAGGTGATCTTGTTGGATATCAAGTTGGTATGAAATCAAAGCTAAGCCACCACACAAAGGTGTTGTACATGACAGACCATATGCTTTTGAATGAGTGTTTAAAAGATCCATTGCTGATGAATTATTCCTGTGTAGTGATTGACGAGGCACATGAAAGAAGCGTGTACACAGATCTTTTGCTTGGTATGATAAAGAAATGTTTGCCCCAGCGACCAGAACTACGTGTTGTAGTTACGTCTGCAACCATTGATCCTGAAGTTTTTGTGCGATACTTTGGTGGACCAGATATATGTCCTGTCCTGAAGGTCTCAGGGCGTATGTTTCCTGTTGAGATTGAGTGGCTTAAGAATTCTTGTGGTCCTGAGGTAGCTGATGAATACGAAATAAAAGCTATTGAAAAAGCAGCAGAAATTCATAAATCAGAACCCTCTGGTGatattttggtgtttttaaCTTCACAAGTTGAAATTGAGCAATGTGCTGAGAAACTTGAAGCATTGCTTCGAGGAAAGAGGGATCATTGGATACTTCCACTACATGGAAAACTTCAAACAGATGAACAGAATTTGGTATTTAAGTGTGCTCCAAATGGAAGACGAAAAATTGTACTGGCTACTAATGTAGCAGAGACATCCGTGACAATTCCAGGAATAAAATATGTTGTCGATACTGGAGCTGTGAAGGAACTCTCTTATGACCCAAGGAAGAAAGTTAGTGCTTTGCGCATTGTAAAAGTCACCAAGAGTTCTGCAGACCAAAGAAAAGGAAGGGCAGGAAGAACAGGTCCAGGAAAATGTTACAGGATATATTCCAACGAAGATTATGAAGCAATGTTTCCAACTTCCATTCCAGAAATACAAAAGATACACTTAGGTCATGCGATCCTGAAGCTGTTGCAACTAGATGTTGACCCTTTAGAATTTGACTTCGTACAAGCACCAGAAAAAATTTCCATGGAAAATGCTTTTCAGCACCTTACCAAGCTTGGAGCGATCGAAGGGGGGAAAATTGCCCCATTAGGGAGATGGATTGCAAAGCTTCCTTTTGAGCCAAATCTAGGCGTACTTGTTCATGACTCAATCGACCACAATGTTGGATTGGAAGGAATAATAATAGCAGCGTCTTGCACAGTTTCAGGGTCCTTATTTTATCGGGGTGGTACAAAAATCCAAAAAGAAACGTCGGACAAACTTAAAGTTCCATTTTGTCATAAGCATGGAGATCATTTCACAAACCTTAATGTTTTTAAGGAATGGAACGCAGTTCATGAGAAACAAAAAGGAAAGTGGTGCAGAGATAATTCAATCAATGGAAAAGCTATGCGAAGCATTCGTGATTGTGCAAAtgaaattttgcatattttgaaaaaagactTGGACATCCAcatcaaatttgaatttactgaTTCCAGTGTTGAAAGGATTTTGCAGCGACTATTGTTCAGGTCATTTCAAAGCAACTTGTGTCATTATCTTGGTCACGAGAAAGCTGGATATTACTTCATAGACAAAAGTCAGCAAGTTATTATGCACCCTTCGTCTGCATTTCAATCATTAGCATCTTTTCCAAAATGGGTGATTGTGGAGAGAGTAATGCAAACATCGCGAGACTTTGCCTTAAATATAACAGCTGTGGCTGATGAAGATGTTGAGGAAGCGCTAGTTGAAGGTTCCTTAGATTTTGACATTGAAGACGTGGAAAGTAGACGTGTTGCCCCTATCTTAACAGAATATGTGGGAGTTCATGGCCACAGAGAATTTGTAGGTCCACGATACAGCAAAGTGAGAGCTATGCAGGAAAATCTTTCAGCACAGTGTACAGATTCTGTTTTTGTGATTGACGCAGATCGTGACAAAGGAGAAATTTCTATATTTGCACCAGTAAGTACTAAAGACATTTCAACTTCTACTCTGAAAACCGCCATAGACCCAATCAAAGAAAGAATTCGATCAGAAACTGTAGAGCACCCAGTGTTGCCAGATTTTCAAAATGTACGGATATCCATTGGTGCAGGAGGCCAAACTGAAGAATTGCTTTATCAGGAGGaatacaaaaatgttttcatttttggtgATGCTGATGCCTTTGGTTCTGATGATGAAATAAAGCAATGGTTTGAAAGGTTTGGTACTATTCAGTCATTTATAAAGAAATCATTAAAGAACACTAATCCAAGCTACTTGGGTCAAATCATTTATGAAAAATCTGAATGCGCTCAAGCGGCAGTGAATGCAACTAGAAGAAAACGCTTTGAGTTTACTGCAAAACCACCAAAAGGGATCAATAAATCCGAAGAAGCTGATTTGCTGAAAGCAAGGCTTACTTGGTGTAGACGCAAGTCTCGTGGATTTGGATTTGTTGAAATTCACAATGAAGACTTAATGGATCAGATGATCATATCAAGTAAATTAAACAATCTAATTGTTGGAGGGAAACGTGTCAATATTAGACGAAACAAAAACGAACAAAATCCAAATACGTTGTTTGTGTCTGGACTTGGTGATCTAGTTAATGAAGACGTTTTGCAAGAGAGTTTGTTAAATCATTTTAACATTTCTGAAAATGATGTAGGGAAAGTGACTGTTATAAGACAAAAAGTTGATACAACTCGAGATATGTTGTCTACCTATAAAACTAGACTCGAGGTCTGTTTCAAAAACTACCTGaatcaaaacatgttttttgtgACTGTAGTCGAACCAAAGCCAGCGGATTTTACCTATCAGGCGTTCGTCACATTTAAAGACCCGGAAGAAGGGTTTGAGGCGTGTTCAAAtctaagaaataattttttcataggaGAGAACCCTGTTTCAATCATCCCAGAAATCCAGACCAGACTGTTTGTTTTGGCACCAGTCTATGTACGAGTACAAAAAGAAATTGAGGAATActgtgaaaaaataaagaaagaagaTGAAGGAAGAAGAGTTACAATAACGCATCTAAAGAACGACAACTTTGTTATCGACATTGACGCAGATAGCATTGAAAGTATGGTTCACACAAGGAACAAGATACAGAAAATGCTTGAAGGTGAAACAATTGACTTGGAACAGATTCCAACCCTTCGCTTTTTATTTACACGTGATGGTCAAGCAAAAGTATgtaaaataatgaagaaaaccAATGTACTAATTTTGTTGGATCACAGAAATACATCCCTTTCTGTCCATGGGAAACCCTTAGAAAGGGATATGGCCGTAAGGAAGATTCGAAAGTACATCGAAAAACTCTCCTCCTCAAAATTGAGAATCTACGAGTTAAAAGGAGAAACTAAGCCGCCTGGATTGATGAAAGCTGTAATATTGATGCATGGTGTGGATCTTAAAGGTTTAAAAGATTTGTCAAATTTGTCGACTGTAGAATTGGATCACAGGAGTCATAGGATTAGGATGTTAGGGTCTGATGAAGCAGTGGATAAAGCGGTAAAAGAAATCGATGAGTTAATGAATCAGCTGCGGGAAAAATGTTCTATACCAAACTCAAATCAGCCCGAATGTGGAATATGTCTTTGTGAAATAGCTGAAACGGAAATATATCGTTTAGAATCATGTGGGCATCCTTATTGCAGGGATTGCATAAAGATGAATATAGAATCAGCAATTCAAAGCAAAGACTTTCCTCTAAAATGCTGCCACGATGGGTGCGAGATGCTTTGGGCATGGACAGATTTTGTCAATATGACAAAACAAGGATTCTGCAGTCTTCAGAACATTATTAGTTCGTCATTATCTTGTTTTATTAGAGAAAATAAAGACAAAGCGCGATTTTGCATAACTCCAGATTGTCCTATGGTCTACAAGGTCAGTGCAAGTGGAGGAAGAATTGTTTGCGGAGTTTGTAGAGTTGGTGTGTGTAGCAAATGTCATGTTGAATACCATAACGGGATGTCATGTGCCATATACCAAATGGAAAATGGGAATGATGAGTCGGGTCTGCGAGAATGGATGCGGCGTGATCCAAATAACAGAAAACTCTGTCCAAATTGTTATGCAGGAATCGAGAAGACTGGTGGTTGTCAGCACATGGAGTGTCGAGACTGCAAGATGCACATTTGTTGGACATGTATGGCAGTTTTTAGCTCTGGACGAGAGTGTTATGGTCACATGGCTAAAGAGCATGCAAGTTTTGTGTAA